One window of Dama dama isolate Ldn47 chromosome 30, ASM3311817v1, whole genome shotgun sequence genomic DNA carries:
- the NAXD gene encoding ATP-dependent (S)-NAD(P)H-hydrate dehydratase isoform X2: MAVGPGCRAVWGCRPVLKRAFSLHKAYSVKDMENTLQLVRNVVPSLTTKKYKGQDGRIGVVGGCREYTGAPYFAAISALKVASHKRWTPLHRGHCPGILISRIPRTWWPGDLKVDPAAHRPHGDAVWLLVTCPLFGRSVTSGSLRPWTAAHQAPRGRQQCPPFTPGLSQALLLARAFSAASWRGRTAAGADLSHVFCTQEAAPVIKSYSPELIVHPVLDSPDAVRDVEQWLPRLHALVVGPGLGRDDVLLENVKGILEASKARGIPMVIDADGLWLIAQQPALIQGYRKAVLTPNHVEFGRLSEAVLGAPLDGGDRHGAVLRLSQALGNVTVLQKGEQDVISDGEQVLVCSQEGSGRRCGGQGDLLSGSLGVLAHWALRAGPEKTGGPSPLLVAAFGACTLTRQCSQQAFQKHGRATTTSDMVAEVGPAFRRLFEA; encoded by the exons ATGGCGGTGGGTCCCGGCTGCCGGGCGGTCTGGGGCTGCCGGCCAG tgttaaaaagaGCATTTTCGCTGCATAAAGCATACTCAGTAAAGGACATGGAAAATACCTTACAGCTGGTGAGAAACGTGGTACCTTCTCTAACCACCAAGAAGTACAAAGGGCAGGATGGAAGGATCGGCGTGGTGGGAGGCTGCCGGGA GTACACTGGAGCCCCCTATTTTGCAGCAATCTCAGCTCTCAAAGTG GCCTCACACAAGCGGTGGACACCTCTTCACCGTGGCCACTGCCCAGGCATTTTGATCTCGCGCATCCCGAGGACCTGGTGGCCCGGGGATCTGAAGGTGGACCCTGCAGCCCACAGACCTCATGGGGACGCCGTCTGGCTGCTGGTGACCTGCCCCTTGTTCggccgctcagtcacgtccggctctttacgaccctggactgcagcccaccaggctcctcgtggGCGGCAACAGTGTCCGCCTTTCACTCCAGGCCTTTCCCAGGCTCTGCTGCTGGCCAGGGCCTTCTCAGCCGCCTCCTGGCGAGGTCGAACTGCGGCG GGCGCGGACCTGTCCCACGTGTTCTGCACCCAGGAGGCTGCGCCCGTGATCAAGTCCTACAGCCCGGAGCTGATCGTGCACCCCGTTCT AGACAGCCCTGACGCTGTCCGCGACGTGGAGCAGTGGCTGCCCCGACTGCACGCCCTGGTGGTGGGGCCCGGCCTCGGCAGAGACGACGTTCTTCTGGAGAACGTCAAG GGCATTCTAGAAGCGTCCAAGGCCAGGGGCATCCCCATGGTCATCGATGCG GATGGGCTCTGGCTCATCGCCCAGCAGCCGGCACTCATCCAGGGCTACCGGAAGGCGGTCCTCACCCCCAACCATGTGGAGTTCGGCAGACTGTCCGAGGCTGTG CTGGGGGCGCCTCTGGATGGCGGGGACCGTCATGGAGCTGTGCTGAGACTCAGCCAGGCCCTGGGCAACGTCACCGTGCTGCAGAAGGGGGAGCAGGACGTGATCTCTGACGGCGAGCAGG TGCTTGTGTGCAGCCAGGAGGGCAGTGGCCGCAGGTGTGGGGGGCAAGGGGACCTCCTGTCGGGCTCCCTGGGCGTCCTGGCGCACTGGGCCCTCCGCGCGGGCCCTGAGAAGACTGGCGG GCCCAGCCCGCTGCTTGTGGCCGCCTTCGGCGCCTGCACCCTCACCCGGCAGTGCAGCCAGCAGGCCTTCCAGAAGCACGGACGCGCCACCACCACCTCCGACATGGTGGCCGAGGTCGGGCCCGCCTTCCGCAGGCTCTTCGAGGCCTGA
- the NAXD gene encoding ATP-dependent (S)-NAD(P)H-hydrate dehydratase isoform X5, which translates to MAVGPGCRAVWGCRPVLKRAFSLHKAYSVKDMENTLQLVRNVVPSLTTKKYKGQDGRIGVVGGCREYTGAPYFAAISALKVGADLSHVFCTQEAAPVIKSYSPELIVHPVLDSPDAVRDVEQWLPRLHALVVGPGLGRDDVLLENVKGILEASKARGIPMVIDADGLWLIAQQPALIQGYRKAVLTPNHVEFGRLSEAVLGAPLDGGDRHGAVLRLSQALGNVTVLQKGEQDVISDGEQVLVCSQEGSGRRCGGQGDLLSGSLGVLAHWALRAGPEKTGGPSPLLVAAFGACTLTRQCSQQAFQKHGRATTTSDMVAEVGPAFRRLFEA; encoded by the exons ATGGCGGTGGGTCCCGGCTGCCGGGCGGTCTGGGGCTGCCGGCCAG tgttaaaaagaGCATTTTCGCTGCATAAAGCATACTCAGTAAAGGACATGGAAAATACCTTACAGCTGGTGAGAAACGTGGTACCTTCTCTAACCACCAAGAAGTACAAAGGGCAGGATGGAAGGATCGGCGTGGTGGGAGGCTGCCGGGA GTACACTGGAGCCCCCTATTTTGCAGCAATCTCAGCTCTCAAAGTG GGCGCGGACCTGTCCCACGTGTTCTGCACCCAGGAGGCTGCGCCCGTGATCAAGTCCTACAGCCCGGAGCTGATCGTGCACCCCGTTCT AGACAGCCCTGACGCTGTCCGCGACGTGGAGCAGTGGCTGCCCCGACTGCACGCCCTGGTGGTGGGGCCCGGCCTCGGCAGAGACGACGTTCTTCTGGAGAACGTCAAG GGCATTCTAGAAGCGTCCAAGGCCAGGGGCATCCCCATGGTCATCGATGCG GATGGGCTCTGGCTCATCGCCCAGCAGCCGGCACTCATCCAGGGCTACCGGAAGGCGGTCCTCACCCCCAACCATGTGGAGTTCGGCAGACTGTCCGAGGCTGTG CTGGGGGCGCCTCTGGATGGCGGGGACCGTCATGGAGCTGTGCTGAGACTCAGCCAGGCCCTGGGCAACGTCACCGTGCTGCAGAAGGGGGAGCAGGACGTGATCTCTGACGGCGAGCAGG TGCTTGTGTGCAGCCAGGAGGGCAGTGGCCGCAGGTGTGGGGGGCAAGGGGACCTCCTGTCGGGCTCCCTGGGCGTCCTGGCGCACTGGGCCCTCCGCGCGGGCCCTGAGAAGACTGGCGG GCCCAGCCCGCTGCTTGTGGCCGCCTTCGGCGCCTGCACCCTCACCCGGCAGTGCAGCCAGCAGGCCTTCCAGAAGCACGGACGCGCCACCACCACCTCCGACATGGTGGCCGAGGTCGGGCCCGCCTTCCGCAGGCTCTTCGAGGCCTGA
- the NAXD gene encoding ATP-dependent (S)-NAD(P)H-hydrate dehydratase isoform X1, whose amino-acid sequence MAVRAGAAVAGAAVVAVLSAALALYGPPLDAVLKRAFSLHKAYSVKDMENTLQLVRNVVPSLTTKKYKGQDGRIGVVGGCREYTGAPYFAAISALKVASHKRWTPLHRGHCPGILISRIPRTWWPGDLKVDPAAHRPHGDAVWLLVTCPLFGRSVTSGSLRPWTAAHQAPRGRQQCPPFTPGLSQALLLARAFSAASWRGRTAAGADLSHVFCTQEAAPVIKSYSPELIVHPVLDSPDAVRDVEQWLPRLHALVVGPGLGRDDVLLENVKGILEASKARGIPMVIDADGLWLIAQQPALIQGYRKAVLTPNHVEFGRLSEAVLGAPLDGGDRHGAVLRLSQALGNVTVLQKGEQDVISDGEQVLVCSQEGSGRRCGGQGDLLSGSLGVLAHWALRAGPEKTGGPSPLLVAAFGACTLTRQCSQQAFQKHGRATTTSDMVAEVGPAFRRLFEA is encoded by the exons ATGGCCGTCCGGGCAGGGGCCGCGGTCGCCGGCGCCGCCGTAGTGGCGGTGCTTTCGGCCGCGTTGGCGCTCTACGGGCCGCCGCTGGATGCAG tgttaaaaagaGCATTTTCGCTGCATAAAGCATACTCAGTAAAGGACATGGAAAATACCTTACAGCTGGTGAGAAACGTGGTACCTTCTCTAACCACCAAGAAGTACAAAGGGCAGGATGGAAGGATCGGCGTGGTGGGAGGCTGCCGGGA GTACACTGGAGCCCCCTATTTTGCAGCAATCTCAGCTCTCAAAGTG GCCTCACACAAGCGGTGGACACCTCTTCACCGTGGCCACTGCCCAGGCATTTTGATCTCGCGCATCCCGAGGACCTGGTGGCCCGGGGATCTGAAGGTGGACCCTGCAGCCCACAGACCTCATGGGGACGCCGTCTGGCTGCTGGTGACCTGCCCCTTGTTCggccgctcagtcacgtccggctctttacgaccctggactgcagcccaccaggctcctcgtggGCGGCAACAGTGTCCGCCTTTCACTCCAGGCCTTTCCCAGGCTCTGCTGCTGGCCAGGGCCTTCTCAGCCGCCTCCTGGCGAGGTCGAACTGCGGCG GGCGCGGACCTGTCCCACGTGTTCTGCACCCAGGAGGCTGCGCCCGTGATCAAGTCCTACAGCCCGGAGCTGATCGTGCACCCCGTTCT AGACAGCCCTGACGCTGTCCGCGACGTGGAGCAGTGGCTGCCCCGACTGCACGCCCTGGTGGTGGGGCCCGGCCTCGGCAGAGACGACGTTCTTCTGGAGAACGTCAAG GGCATTCTAGAAGCGTCCAAGGCCAGGGGCATCCCCATGGTCATCGATGCG GATGGGCTCTGGCTCATCGCCCAGCAGCCGGCACTCATCCAGGGCTACCGGAAGGCGGTCCTCACCCCCAACCATGTGGAGTTCGGCAGACTGTCCGAGGCTGTG CTGGGGGCGCCTCTGGATGGCGGGGACCGTCATGGAGCTGTGCTGAGACTCAGCCAGGCCCTGGGCAACGTCACCGTGCTGCAGAAGGGGGAGCAGGACGTGATCTCTGACGGCGAGCAGG TGCTTGTGTGCAGCCAGGAGGGCAGTGGCCGCAGGTGTGGGGGGCAAGGGGACCTCCTGTCGGGCTCCCTGGGCGTCCTGGCGCACTGGGCCCTCCGCGCGGGCCCTGAGAAGACTGGCGG GCCCAGCCCGCTGCTTGTGGCCGCCTTCGGCGCCTGCACCCTCACCCGGCAGTGCAGCCAGCAGGCCTTCCAGAAGCACGGACGCGCCACCACCACCTCCGACATGGTGGCCGAGGTCGGGCCCGCCTTCCGCAGGCTCTTCGAGGCCTGA
- the NAXD gene encoding ATP-dependent (S)-NAD(P)H-hydrate dehydratase isoform X3, translating into MENTLQLVRNVVPSLTTKKYKGQDGRIGVVGGCREYTGAPYFAAISALKVASHKRWTPLHRGHCPGILISRIPRTWWPGDLKVDPAAHRPHGDAVWLLVTCPLFGRSVTSGSLRPWTAAHQAPRGRQQCPPFTPGLSQALLLARAFSAASWRGRTAAGADLSHVFCTQEAAPVIKSYSPELIVHPVLDSPDAVRDVEQWLPRLHALVVGPGLGRDDVLLENVKGILEASKARGIPMVIDADGLWLIAQQPALIQGYRKAVLTPNHVEFGRLSEAVLGAPLDGGDRHGAVLRLSQALGNVTVLQKGEQDVISDGEQVLVCSQEGSGRRCGGQGDLLSGSLGVLAHWALRAGPEKTGGPSPLLVAAFGACTLTRQCSQQAFQKHGRATTTSDMVAEVGPAFRRLFEA; encoded by the exons ATGGAAAATACCTTACAGCTGGTGAGAAACGTGGTACCTTCTCTAACCACCAAGAAGTACAAAGGGCAGGATGGAAGGATCGGCGTGGTGGGAGGCTGCCGGGA GTACACTGGAGCCCCCTATTTTGCAGCAATCTCAGCTCTCAAAGTG GCCTCACACAAGCGGTGGACACCTCTTCACCGTGGCCACTGCCCAGGCATTTTGATCTCGCGCATCCCGAGGACCTGGTGGCCCGGGGATCTGAAGGTGGACCCTGCAGCCCACAGACCTCATGGGGACGCCGTCTGGCTGCTGGTGACCTGCCCCTTGTTCggccgctcagtcacgtccggctctttacgaccctggactgcagcccaccaggctcctcgtggGCGGCAACAGTGTCCGCCTTTCACTCCAGGCCTTTCCCAGGCTCTGCTGCTGGCCAGGGCCTTCTCAGCCGCCTCCTGGCGAGGTCGAACTGCGGCG GGCGCGGACCTGTCCCACGTGTTCTGCACCCAGGAGGCTGCGCCCGTGATCAAGTCCTACAGCCCGGAGCTGATCGTGCACCCCGTTCT AGACAGCCCTGACGCTGTCCGCGACGTGGAGCAGTGGCTGCCCCGACTGCACGCCCTGGTGGTGGGGCCCGGCCTCGGCAGAGACGACGTTCTTCTGGAGAACGTCAAG GGCATTCTAGAAGCGTCCAAGGCCAGGGGCATCCCCATGGTCATCGATGCG GATGGGCTCTGGCTCATCGCCCAGCAGCCGGCACTCATCCAGGGCTACCGGAAGGCGGTCCTCACCCCCAACCATGTGGAGTTCGGCAGACTGTCCGAGGCTGTG CTGGGGGCGCCTCTGGATGGCGGGGACCGTCATGGAGCTGTGCTGAGACTCAGCCAGGCCCTGGGCAACGTCACCGTGCTGCAGAAGGGGGAGCAGGACGTGATCTCTGACGGCGAGCAGG TGCTTGTGTGCAGCCAGGAGGGCAGTGGCCGCAGGTGTGGGGGGCAAGGGGACCTCCTGTCGGGCTCCCTGGGCGTCCTGGCGCACTGGGCCCTCCGCGCGGGCCCTGAGAAGACTGGCGG GCCCAGCCCGCTGCTTGTGGCCGCCTTCGGCGCCTGCACCCTCACCCGGCAGTGCAGCCAGCAGGCCTTCCAGAAGCACGGACGCGCCACCACCACCTCCGACATGGTGGCCGAGGTCGGGCCCGCCTTCCGCAGGCTCTTCGAGGCCTGA
- the NAXD gene encoding ATP-dependent (S)-NAD(P)H-hydrate dehydratase isoform X4 yields MAVRAGAAVAGAAVVAVLSAALALYGPPLDAVLKRAFSLHKAYSVKDMENTLQLVRNVVPSLTTKKYKGQDGRIGVVGGCREYTGAPYFAAISALKVGADLSHVFCTQEAAPVIKSYSPELIVHPVLDSPDAVRDVEQWLPRLHALVVGPGLGRDDVLLENVKGILEASKARGIPMVIDADGLWLIAQQPALIQGYRKAVLTPNHVEFGRLSEAVLGAPLDGGDRHGAVLRLSQALGNVTVLQKGEQDVISDGEQVLVCSQEGSGRRCGGQGDLLSGSLGVLAHWALRAGPEKTGGPSPLLVAAFGACTLTRQCSQQAFQKHGRATTTSDMVAEVGPAFRRLFEA; encoded by the exons ATGGCCGTCCGGGCAGGGGCCGCGGTCGCCGGCGCCGCCGTAGTGGCGGTGCTTTCGGCCGCGTTGGCGCTCTACGGGCCGCCGCTGGATGCAG tgttaaaaagaGCATTTTCGCTGCATAAAGCATACTCAGTAAAGGACATGGAAAATACCTTACAGCTGGTGAGAAACGTGGTACCTTCTCTAACCACCAAGAAGTACAAAGGGCAGGATGGAAGGATCGGCGTGGTGGGAGGCTGCCGGGA GTACACTGGAGCCCCCTATTTTGCAGCAATCTCAGCTCTCAAAGTG GGCGCGGACCTGTCCCACGTGTTCTGCACCCAGGAGGCTGCGCCCGTGATCAAGTCCTACAGCCCGGAGCTGATCGTGCACCCCGTTCT AGACAGCCCTGACGCTGTCCGCGACGTGGAGCAGTGGCTGCCCCGACTGCACGCCCTGGTGGTGGGGCCCGGCCTCGGCAGAGACGACGTTCTTCTGGAGAACGTCAAG GGCATTCTAGAAGCGTCCAAGGCCAGGGGCATCCCCATGGTCATCGATGCG GATGGGCTCTGGCTCATCGCCCAGCAGCCGGCACTCATCCAGGGCTACCGGAAGGCGGTCCTCACCCCCAACCATGTGGAGTTCGGCAGACTGTCCGAGGCTGTG CTGGGGGCGCCTCTGGATGGCGGGGACCGTCATGGAGCTGTGCTGAGACTCAGCCAGGCCCTGGGCAACGTCACCGTGCTGCAGAAGGGGGAGCAGGACGTGATCTCTGACGGCGAGCAGG TGCTTGTGTGCAGCCAGGAGGGCAGTGGCCGCAGGTGTGGGGGGCAAGGGGACCTCCTGTCGGGCTCCCTGGGCGTCCTGGCGCACTGGGCCCTCCGCGCGGGCCCTGAGAAGACTGGCGG GCCCAGCCCGCTGCTTGTGGCCGCCTTCGGCGCCTGCACCCTCACCCGGCAGTGCAGCCAGCAGGCCTTCCAGAAGCACGGACGCGCCACCACCACCTCCGACATGGTGGCCGAGGTCGGGCCCGCCTTCCGCAGGCTCTTCGAGGCCTGA